The sequence below is a genomic window from Monodelphis domestica isolate mMonDom1 chromosome 2, mMonDom1.pri, whole genome shotgun sequence.
GCAAATCTATTCCTACATGACTTCTCTTCAAACATTTAAAGCTGGCTATTgtgtctttcctttcttctaagtttttttatttctttaggttAGTCCTTTTCTATTCCTTCATATTATACTTCTATGGCATGAAATCAAAGCCTATCTCTACCCTGGTTGCCTTCCTCTGGACACTTTCCAACTAAATTTTGGTTTTCTGAACTGAATATATAGCATAAGATGTTGAATGATGAAGACAGAATATAGAGGTTTTTCTTGGACTTATCCTCTTAAATGGAACTTAAAATTACATTACCCTTCTTAGCAATCATGTCACATTGTTGATTCATATTGCAATAgcataataaaagaattttaatcattttcagaagaatacTTACCTATTCCTGCTTCTTTCTTCTTATACTTGTACAATTAATTCTTTTGAATATAGATgtggcttaaatttttttcttcaatctaatttaattaattccaagaaaTTAATCTGTTAAGATCTTCAGCAGTGTTATTCAGGGTGTTAGTGACTGTTCTATCTCTGTATCTGCAAATTTTATATCTATGCCTTTATTGAAGtccttaataaaatatttttggaatgcttcattaattctttttatattactGTCACTTTCCAATGGTTTTGCTCATTCCACCCCAATAGAACCCTTCCTTGTATTAAAGATACACAATGAAGCAAAAGAttcattccattacattaattacctaaattttattgatgtcttttcaatttgggaggagagagagaattattagagagagggtatttttttttaaaaagaaagataaataggtCATTGACATGCTTTTAATGCACAGAAGACAGAAATTAGGATACCTTtggaaggttgaatttattatatattttaaaagaaatttgaacTATACATAAACAAAAACTCAGAGGTCTATTCCCTatccctcttttaattatgtggaagaaaaacaacataattttgtgttttgtgtaaATGTGtcagatatatttttattgatttataagCATTCTATTTGGAGAATGAGATTTCTGAATTCTTCctgctgaattaaaaaaaaatcctccttttaaaagaaatgtaagcTCATATTAcatagaaatgcaaaacaaaagaagaaattaaattataaaaataatactttatctCAGAATTATTGAGCAATGGGATCAGTATTAATGTTGGTCTAAAAGCCCTCTAACAGGGACTTGAGCAAAGTATTAGTATTTTTCCAGAGGttgtgggaggagagagagacagagagacagagacagagacagagacagagacagagacagagacagagacagagattaggGGGCAAAGATAGGGAGAGGGACTTGGatagagagacagtgagagattTTATCTAATAGTTGTGGCAAGCCAGAACGGTATGAATGAAAAGTGGCTGAGAAGCTTCCTTTCCCAGACCCTTAGAAAGAAGGGGGCAAGCAATGCCTTTAGATAATAGCTGTTTACTTGCATGTCTGGAGCACTAATGTAAGTATATATTTTGTAAGGAATGTAAGGAAAGGACACATAGTCCTTACCTTTTGTTCTTTGACTGGGCATGATGAGCACCCATTTTCTGAGCTcattaatttgtaatttttacTAATCTAGTTCTACCTATAAATATCTGTGGTAGATCTAGATAGATACATGTTCTTATATGCTTCTGTTTATAGTCCGAGTGTGCAGGGCTCTGGCTATTTTAGCCACACAGAATATTAATTGACTaggaattttcttttgttttctttttgttctggTTCCAGGTTGGAATTCTCAATCTCTTGTCCATTGCTAGAATATCTGTCTAATTGGAGGTATATATTGTGAGACATTtatctgttcttttttccttgtaAAAGCTCCTCAGTGCAGAAATCTCAAAAGAAGATCAGAAGAATTTATTTCCTACATTTAATAAGCCTAAAATTCACTGTATATCCCTGGATATGCCTCCCAGGTAAATTTGAGAAGGATAGTATGAAAAACAGTTGTGAtttgttttacttctgttttaCATAGACTTCTAAAACCCAGTGACCCCTCATAATGCATtgaaatatacttaaaaaaaccccaaaaaacacttaccttccatcttggagtcaatactgtgtattggctccaagacagaagagtggtaagggctaggcaatgggggtcaagtgacttgcccagggtcacacagctgggaagtgtctgaggccagatttgaacctacagtCTCCTAcagtttctaggcctgacttGGAATATACTTTTGTAGAATATTTGGCTTCTTGGAAAATTAGGCAATTTCACTCTTTCTCTTAAAGATGGTAAATAAAAGGAACAActcttttaatttgttctctaatAAACTAAGGCAAATGTTCCATCtcaatttattaaagaaaaaaggaattaactTTATTGAAATGTTACTAGCTCTGATTTTGGgggcaaaagataaaaaataacattCCTTATGTTGATTCTCATTTAAGGAATTTCAGAACAAAGTTAATGTTATAatataaattctaatttttttataattgtatacatctacatatatatattttctatgtaaTATGAATGTAATGATTTTCCATATGGCCAGATAACCCAAAATACAGATCCTCTTGTGAGAGATAGAAGGGGCCTACTTTAATAAGTGCCTTTTAATTGAGTAATTATTATATAGATTGATTGAAACATTTGATGTAATGATAGTAATAATCTCTACGTGATAGGGACATAGATCTAGAATTGGAAGATACATCTAGTTCTATctcctcatttaaaaatgaagaagctgaagattagggttaaatgactttcccaaggtcacagtgCTGGTCTGCTCTTCTGTGGGATTAAATTCCCATTTCATTTACAAAAACCTCATATTAACATGCAAGTAACTTTACCATTCTGACCTCATGTGAGCACTTTTCTACCTATTAATGTCCTTCCTTAAATGTATAATCTAGACCCAAACAGAGAACTCCACATCACATCTGACCAGTTCATGAGGAGGAGAACTTTTTTTTCTGGCTATTATCACTCTCAATGTAATTTGTGGTACTCTTGATTTGTAATGAGTCTGTAGTACATTAAAATCCTTcagtttttaaaagacaaattgaTGTTTAAACAAGCCTTACCCATCTTGTTCTTAtgaagttaattattttaaaccaagtaggaattttaaaattttctctataCACCACTGGAGAACTCCTCGCATATTGAACCAATAAGATTACTCTTTGGGTTTGGATATTTAGTCAATTTTTAATACATCTATTCATACTATTACCTATTCATATCACTATCTTTTATATTAGGATAACATATCATTTGCTAATATAGTAATTATGTGCTCCCCACACAGAGGGGCACTTACTTATATTAGAACTTGGGGATTTACTGGAACCCAGTAACCCTTCATAGTACATTGGCACATACTTGGAATCCTATAACTTGGGAAAGCCACAAAAGTATGTACTAAATACTCACCTAAAAACTCTAGTGACTACATAGTTTTATGGAATCCCTTTCCATATGTCCCCAAGCTGTGGagtgatatgtatatgtatattaatttcaTTATAATTCATAACTAGCATGGGGCCTCCCATTCCCATGTGATCAAAATCTCCATCCTAACTTCATGTCATTCCCTGACTTATTGATAATAGTACGGGGAATGTTATCAAAAGTTGAAACCTATTTCAATATGAATAAGCTCCAATCACTTATGTCAATATGAATTTCTCATATTGACTTTTTTCATCAGTGATAAAAATGCTTGGCAAAAGTCCTTTGCCAAAAAATTGTTTGATTTCATAATCCCtaggaaaaagggggggggggggagaaccaACCTTTTCGCATTGTTTTATATGGCTAGTATATAGTATGCACTCCCTAGCTGAAAACAACTGTCACCTAATGCTTTCATCAGTTAGTCTTGGGAtttatgtaaaacatataaatatagacaCATGTAATTCatacatgaatgtatatataacaaatgtatacacatatatgcatagacacattatagtttatataaaaatataaaataatatacatataacaattttcatataaatattatatgcaaTATGTATGTTTACATAAATATGTCAAACTTTGTAAGTAaagattaatatttaaatattacttattaaAATTGTGATTAACCAAAACAAGAGATATATGTTATCTTGAATTCCTTGTTGGCTTCTAGCATCTCTAATCTCTAGTTTTCTCCTGCTGCTATTCttgtgacttttaaaaatgaCGGCCTTGTGGTGTGACATTGGAACAACTTCAGGTATTCTGCTTCCATTTCATAGTAGTATTCCCTAACCCACATTTGTCAGTATTTTTGGAGTCTGAAGGATGCATAAAACTGGGGGAACTAAAtctttttaaagaataacttACATTCAAATCTAGGTAAACTTTGTCTAACACATTACCCTTCTTCATAATTCtcccaagaaaataaatatttatactaGCATAATCTCATTTTTGATGAAGCCATGGCTCTTTGTgatcacattttttcttttctatataacCCTTTTCTACCTTTTTAATTATGACAATTTAGccaaaaaacaaagtaaaatttgcTGGTCTACAGTTTGTaggcttcattttcttctcttataaaaaacaaaaacaaaaaacaaaacaaaactcaggaCACTTTCCCTTCTCTAGTCCTGTAGTGTTTCAGAGATTAGAAGAACACCCAaaacaagggagggaagaaagtagaaaatcttccaaaatagaagaaagcatatcTTATAAGGAATGATATATAAGCACACTATTTGCATATTTTTACATAATATGCTATTATGTAAAAGAAAGTAGAGCTCAAAAGAATAAGAGTTAAGTTTTTGGCCTTTGGTGATTTGGGGTAGTGAAGGTATTGAAACAACTATTTGTTGGAACAATGAGTATGGAGATATTTGCTGTCTTCTTGAAGCATATGACAAAAActacaacaaaaaaaattacaaaagaataaTCTAATTACATTCAAGTGATTCTTGTGAATATAAACAATATAGCAAAAAACAGAATCAGGGAAGCATTGCTAAAGTATAAAGCCCTAAGCAAGAAGGTGGAGATTTTAGGAGCACATGTGACATTTCCATCTTGGATGCCCATTTTTTCAGAGTTCAGACTCTGTGAAGGGTTGTGGAAGAAGCTATTAGTGTCCAACAAATTTGTTTGAcgttatttttctcttctccctttcttctctcccagaagccttctcAGTGCTCCCTTCACTTCCTTGTTTCTCAGTGTATAGATGAGTGGGTTGAAGAGTGGAGTCACTATATTGTAGAAGAGAGTAAGAAACTTGCCCTGGTCCTGAGAGGCATTGTTCCCTGGTTGCATGTACATATAGATAATATTCCCATAAAAGAGAGACACTACAATGAGGTGGGAACTGCAGGTGTTGATGGCCTTCCTTCGCCCTACTGCTGACTTGATCTGTACCACTGCCTGGGTGATATAGCCATAGGAGACCAAAATAAGAACCAAAGGTGTCAAAACTATAATCACTGCCAGTACAAATACGGTGCCCTCAATGATAGCAGTGTTTACACAGGCCAACCGGATCAGTGCTGGCATTTCACACAAGAAGTGGTCCACCTTGTTGTGCCCACAACGGGGCAGTTTCAGAGTTATAGGGGACATAGTCAAGGAGTTGAGCACACCACCAAACCAGGCTATGGACACTAGTCCCAAGCAGAGTTTGGGGTACATAATAACCATGTAATGAAGAGGCTTGCATACAGCAACAAAACGGTCATATGCCATGACAGCCAACAGGAGACATTCTACACCACCCAGAGCTAGGAACAGAAAAAGTTGAAAAGCACAGCCTGTGTAGCTAATGGTTTTATCAGGTCCATTCAGGTTATATAGCAGTTGTGGGATGGAGCTGGTGGTGAAGCAGAGATCCAGGAAAGAGAGGTGGGTAAGGAAGAAATACATTGGAGAGCTCAGGCGAGGGTCAATGTGGCACAATAGGATGATGGTTGTGTTACCCACTACTGTCAAGAGATAGGCAATCAAGATGACCACAAAAAGGACCACCTCAAGCTGTGGCCTGTCTGAAAAACCTAACAGGATAAAATCATCTTGTATGCTCTCATTGGTTCCATCCATCATTCCTAATATACCTGGAGAGAAAGGAGAGCAGAAATAGTGATTCGACAACCAAAGTCTATTTACATAGCCCAATCGCTTTAAGATCAACCAATGAGATATTTACTGAAATCTCAATTATAtgaaatctttatttttcatcttcctcAAACTTGGACATTTATATTTAAGACTCCTAACTATTACCATAAAATTCAGTTATAATATATTTCTTGCCATAAAGTTAGACCATAGTATGTTTCTTGAAGATTCACAGTACATAAAATGTCTTCCTTAGCTACTACTAGTTTCCAAGATATCATATTCTCCTGGAgctcctcctctttttctaaCTATTCCATTGTTTCCTTTGTTATCTCCTCTTCCTTCTAAGATTATGATGGAGTGAATCTAGGTGGGTAAATTTAATAAAGTTTCCtgaataatattaaatttttatgctAATTTTTATTCAATTGATAAAAAATTATCACATTAGTCTAGAAATTTAGATGATAGCAAATCTGGCCCCAttttacctttctagtcttctttctcagttttcaCCCTTACATGTTCACCATTCCAGTCAAATTAACCCCAAATTAACAATTTTTAATTGCTCATAACCTTCTCTATGCCTGGAATACCTTGCCACCACAATATTATTGTGTTCAGTTTAGATAACTCTGAAATTCATCAGTCCAGCCATAACCTTCTATCATATGCTCTCTATGTTTCAGCTCTCCTAAACTGTGGGTAGCCTAAATTTTCTCTCCCTACAGCTTTCAGTCTTTCCATTAATCTTTGCTTTCTCAGGCCATCACCCTTGCTCTTGTCCTtacatttcttccttcattttcttgaCATTTTAACTAACCATTTAAACAtaatatttgtgtatgtgtatgcggGCATGTGCATGtggtggggggaagagggggttGTATCTTCTATGTACTTGCATCCCTTGCAGTTTTCTACCAAAGTCACTGCTTAATTTTCAAACTTCAATTCTGGACTACTTTCACCATCTGAACTTTATGattcttcctcaaaataatagaTTGTAGATActactggaggaattccactaTCATATTCATAGGTCCATTACAGAAATAAAGGTTATATATTCCCAGCTTGAATTTCTGAACCACATGACACTTTTACTCTCCTTTCATTGACTCTATCACACTTCCCACAGtgctttcttcaaatattttttcccctcctcaaaatacctatattatctctttttctttcttttttttcttttttggaattctatggtgatttatttacaatagaaggaagaaattaagaatgagggaaaagggaaaagatctaCTCCAGAGTTCAGAGGactctcagccaaggggccttcccagaagattaaatctaactcaGTTTCCAGTTACagtccttggaggctggtgccttcagaaggatcaagggaaagggaagtcagccttaacactcaccacatggtcaCCCAAGGGAAGCAGTCTCAAGACCCACGCTTCATAGCTCCATCAAGTTCCACCGCCAAAGTCCACCAAAGCCACAAAGgtccccctcacaggaagtgacacaaaatataaaggcaattctttacatcacttcctgtgtctcacatgtgccaatggtggcttaaacttgtcTTAGGACAGTCCAAGGTTTCAgttgttgtttctgatttgtcacttgctagcacacacataatcatcttgtacctctaaatctactaactgcaggtgcatataAAAAtatcaccttctaagaggaaactacaataattagagataagaggggaatagaagagagggacagcaaaaccaatgtttgctgggtacattgacaaaaaccaattgggggcaatccccttttggcataagagtatacattcaaataaatattcaatcaaccttcagttcaatcaaccacacccacagttcattctggatcttcttgatgtagtgtaggttttttaggcatctttctgcaaacagttcattctctggattttaggagttagcaaacatctttccttgaagatctttctcgaacaaaaaaaaattttaaatcttggatttttatgaaaatgcaaccaccccctcccccatcaaagAGGGTATTGAGAACCACCAAGTTCAGCTCAGAATGGATGCagggttgagttatgggggtgtatgagtcaactatcaaaagaagagaaaaaaactcaaaaacataaaaaaaaaaatggaagaaagttaaatttttgggagaaagaaaaaaatcaaaatcagaatcaaaagatcaaaatctatgtatataaaattttgagtaaacaagaataaattcataataggcccttgtattagggtccaagtAATTTccatcccacaagtctgtaggacagaatgcggtaatatttcacttacccatttgcagccaagtctacaggaagttgccatactataagagagaaaaaggaccagCTTTTTGTATacgatagggaagtgtcattccctggtctgatttttttgtcattcttagggatagggggagccaggatgatagccaaactttggtacttgtctgtatttcacaaagagtgtggatacaaggaagtcctatatcttaacatatgtcaagcttcgcaacctcaagtctcacactaggttcaagtccttttgtaatggcttagaagtgcatcaatcctacctggattggtttctttcttttgacctgtgtgctctttttgacactattcaggttaagtctgtggtccttttttgatcccatttcctagaatcagacacaaacattaattgcagtcccataacatttatcaatgaaTGGCAGGTTTCCACAGTATAAAGCTatttgggtatgcatttatagtattacaagtatatatattttaacttatatcatattactgcagaataaaaaaataatattgattgatGTACCTAAGtacaataaataagaaaagggaaaaaatcaaatattctaatcaaaataaaagaaaagcaataataaaataaaattcaatgtgttcccaaaaaacagtatccacttgtctatggattattgctccaattcatgtgataggacacagtcaatcagtcaatactggtgacatgtgcttcaggtgcaaaaaatgagagaaaaaatcaaatactgtatggcacaagtaaagtgcaacaaaatagtacaaatccatcaatagggaagaaaaacaaaaatgttaaaaatgtgtatatttcataatCACAGGGGTGCTGtattcaaaaatccatttcttcttctatcttccttctttGCTACTATGTAGAGGAGaggcaaaactgaaaagggttaatatcTACAAAAAACAATAGAATCTAAACCTTCTGCCCATGTGGCGGGGCAGTAACACCTTTACTATTTCTTGGATGAACTCCACTTAAGATATCCTGTTGTGGGGTCAtttgatttgagttatcattttcccaatttccatTCCTattgttatcattcctaaagttgtggtttctattattgttattatagttatttctataattattatttctgtagttgttattaaactgcatattatttctgattagctttaataaatttctatacTCCATTATTTTGTGACCCTTCTCACAGTGTTGGCAGGTAATGGATagatagttagattcttggagaggggcaagtatcattggttgagtatcatgccctttttcctgtttatcaatcttatctcttaaatatttcaattctttccaattgtctccatgaaatcattagtatcttcctctttttctttgtttccttttgaaatatACACAGCAATGAGAGATGCTAAGGAGAGAGAACTAATTAGATTTAACAAATCATCAGATACTACCAAAGGCAGAAAGAAGCAAGAGAGGAAAACAATTCCCAAGGATGTATTCTGGCACCTAGAGGGAAGGTGACAAAACCAGTTCTCAAAAAGCATAGTCTGTGAGTCCCTCATCATGGTCACACAGTCATCCCTCAGCTAGTCACACAGGTCTAGATATGCTCCTAGTTAGCAATGACTTTCCAAAATGTTAGGCCGCCAACATGAGACTCCAGATGTGGGCTGACCAGCACCTAGTACAAAGGAAT
It includes:
- the LOC100010875 gene encoding olfactory receptor 2W3-like; its protein translation is MMDGTNESIQDDFILLGFSDRPQLEVVLFVVILIAYLLTVVGNTTIILLCHIDPRLSSPMYFFLTHLSFLDLCFTTSSIPQLLYNLNGPDKTISYTGCAFQLFLFLALGGVECLLLAVMAYDRFVAVCKPLHYMVIMYPKLCLGLVSIAWFGGVLNSLTMSPITLKLPRCGHNKVDHFLCEMPALIRLACVNTAIIEGTVFVLAVIIVLTPLVLILVSYGYITQAVVQIKSAVGRRKAINTCSSHLIVVSLFYGNIIYMYMQPGNNASQDQGKFLTLFYNIVTPLFNPLIYTLRNKEVKGALRRLLGEKKGRREK